The DNA sequence TTCTGCATATTCAGCGGGATAAAACTGCGGAATTGCTCAAGGTGGTCAATCGGTTTATCGAAACCATCCATCCTGCCTCGGATCGGCATGATCTGGAACGGGCATTGGAACAGGACAAACCCTACTACAGCTTTTTGCGGGAACTTTCGTATCACGCTTTCTTCCACAGTCGATGGGAAGATTTCAAGAATGAGATCTACCGCGAAAAGGCGGAAGCATGGCTCAAATCGAAGGGAATCACCCAACCGAGAGCGGTGAGCGATTCTGAGTTGTCCTGACAGCACGCCTGCTCGAAAACCTGCCTAAGCATAACCCACATGTTGTTGAAGCTTTCCATTATTCCGGCCTTGGAGTCCATTGGCCGCATGGAAACATTTGTCCGGTGGATGGGTTGATCGGATGTGTTTGTGTAAATTTGACCTCATGTCCTCATCTACCAAGCAACCTCGATTGCCCATCCACTCGGTCGCCCATTTCTCGCCCACCGAGGCCTATCTGCTGCTCGAAGTGGGAAATTGCACGTATCGCGGCTTGGTCAAGTACACCTTTCTGGATCTGGTGGCTCGCGGATTTCTGCAACCTGCTTTCGGAGCATCCCGATTGCCTGAGGTGG is a window from the Pontibacter sp. G13 genome containing:
- a CDS encoding UPF0158 family protein; the encoded protein is MDSEALTHQIRWETLLAEVAAAMNDPSASYALDLETYEVVPLASDVRLSPPVSLDEEEEELDVFPEWVQESGPASVMESHEPDRFLHIQRDKTAELLKVVNRFIETIHPASDRHDLERALEQDKPYYSFLRELSYHAFFHSRWEDFKNEIYREKAEAWLKSKGITQPRAVSDSELS